One genomic region from Motacilla alba alba isolate MOTALB_02 chromosome 5, Motacilla_alba_V1.0_pri, whole genome shotgun sequence encodes:
- the TNFAIP2 gene encoding tumor necrosis factor alpha-induced protein 2, which translates to MMKMLPFFQSSPFGIRSGSEGCIDANRPFQNTSPSVAEQDPACPEPSADEIWSRDQEKMRERPEAACRASRASSITSNESCISAGDSPEKGNKGIKGMLKSAFKIVKKNKPPSVKQVMDLLGEQKLCDAIQHLFALEKSLSSKGEEGLNTSQKDIESVYEVLKHKVFSTLKDSVLLAKTNPDLLQQAVEALKEQEKEDQNYMSENPSDQNMQFRPRKWKELWMVTVKESVEARMKDTSHTPRTENLSAVGQNLLHMGKTMKEDLTVVAKYINKLYPPEFNVFSIYAELYHNYFASQAKKNAESHLEDKDIYLLLSWVHNFYPKDMRKDHALAMELDKVKLGSLLPSSLSKELEKKYLDSEEVTVKNSLSRCLDKEIQRWKEDKEPEKLNGHFQSELLGIFVIQSIYSSQKRAEDISKAVGEELSRRLLKELPAFLRSYRDAFEDFKEKSKKHTYYKPILIANINNCWNFREYTEKYVAEKDNSKADILSTLADIENSGFDVLLQQLFAQLKPMYKKFTENKWDSSSEIMNEIIKTTSKHISDFQTLKDPFYHAIVEKIHARLVKEYIVRLLKRKVSLKTPAQQQTLAQHISKNAADLEAFCTSNGSQATWLNSALPKLAEIIRLQDLGAIKIEVATLATTYPDIRKRHLEAFLHIKANLSRSELKSILGYLADSTASTQPRAPLFSNINVS; encoded by the exons atgatgaaaatgttACCTTTTTTCCAAAGTAGTCCTTTTGGAATACGCAGTGGATCGGAGGGTTGCATTGATGCAAACAGGCCATTTCAAAACACTTCACCATCAGTAGCTGAGCAAGACCCTGCCTGTCCTGAACCTTCTGCAGATGAGATCTGGTCCAGGGACCAGGAGAAGATGAGAGAAAGGCCAgaggcagcctgcagagcttCACGTGCCTCTTCCATCACGAGCAATGAGAGTTGCATCTCTGCCGGGGACAGCCCTGAGAAGGGAAACAAAGGAATAAAGGGAATGCTTAAAAGTGCatttaaaatagttaaaaaGAACAAGCCACCCAGTG TCAAACAAGTCATGGATCTCCTTGGAGAGCAAAAGCTTTGTGATGCCATTCAACATCTGTTTGCCCTGGAGAAGAGCCTGTCTAGCAAAGGTGAGGAGGGACTGAACACCAGCCAGAAAGACATCGAGTCTGTCTATGAAGTTCTGAAGCACAAAGTCTTCAGCACCTTGAAGgattctgtgctgcttgcaAAAACCAACCCAGATCTGCTACAGCAGGCAGTGGAGGCTCTGAAAGAACAGGAGAAAGAAGATCAGAACTACATGTCAGAGAATCCATCTGACCAAAATATGCAATTTAGACCTAGAAAATGGAAAGAGCTCTGGATGGTTACAGTAAAGGAGTCGGTAGAGGCTCGAATGAAAGACACAAGCCATACTCCTAGAACTGAGAACCTCTCTGCAGTTGGCCAGAACCTCCTGCACATGGGAAAGACAATGAAAGAAGATTTGACCGTGGTTGCCAAGTATATTAACAAACTTTATCCTCCTGAGTTTAATGTGTTCAGCATATATGCAGAACTCTACCACAATTATTTTGCCTCCcaggcaaagaaaaatgctgagtCTCATCTGGAAGACAAGGATATTTACCTTCTTCTTTCATGGGTGCACAACTTTTATCCAAA AGACATGAGAAAAGATCATGCTTTAGCCATGGAGTTGGATAAAGTTAAGCTTGGAAGCCTTTTGCCTTCAAGTCTGAGCAAAGAGCTTGAAAAGAAATACCTTGACAGTGAAGAG GTTACTGTCAAAAATTCACTGAGCAGATGTTTAGATAAAGAAATCCAAAGATGGAAAGAAGACAAGGAACCAGAGAAGCTAAATGGGCATTTTCAAAGTGAACTGCTAGGAATATTTGTTATCCAG AGCATCTACAGCAGCCAGAAGCGAGCTGAGGACATCAGCAAGGCTGTGGGTGAGGAGCTGTCCCGTCggctgctgaaggagctgccagCCTTCCTGAGGAG CTACAGGGATGCCTTTGAAGACTTcaaggagaaaagcaagaagCACACATACTACAAGCCTATACTGATTGCAAATATAAACAACTGCTGGAATTTTAG AGAATACACGGAGAAATACGTGGCAGAAAAGGACAACAGTAAAGCTGATATCCTCAGCACTCTCGCTGATATTGAAAACAGTGGCTTTGATGTGCTGCTTCAACAGCTCTTTGCCCAGCTGAAG ccaatGTACAAGAAGTTTACAGAGAATAAGTGGGATTCCAGCAGTGAAATTATGAATGAGATCATTAAAACCACCAGCAAACATATTTCAGACTTCCAGACCTTAAAGGACCCATTTTACCAT GCTATCGTTGAGAAGATCCACGCCCGTTTGGTTAAAGAGTACATTGTGAGGCTGCTGAAGAGGAAGGTCAGCCTGAaaactccagcacagcagcaaactCTGGCCCAACACATCTCCAAGAATGCTGCTGACCTGGAAGCCTTCTGCACCAGCAAT ggATCTCAAGCCACATGGCTGAATTCAGCACTCCCCAAACTGGCTGAAATAATCCGACTTCAGGATTTAGGTGCTATTAAAATTGAAGTTGCAACACTCGCCACAACATACCCAGACATCCG cAAAAGGCACCTGGAAGCGTTCCTGCACATCAAAGCCAATTTGTCACGCAGTGAACTCAAGAGCATCCTGGGCTACTTGGCAGACAGCACAGCGTCCACACAGCCCAGGGCCCCGCTCTTCTCCAACATCAACGTGTCCTAG